CTTGTCATTAACTTGttgataagataaaattaattaataaatataatattataattttattattatatcaatttgtcCACTTTCTCTgcccttaaaaaataaaatcatgtacccactttcaatttttattttaatttatttttacactGGATTCCAActccaacatattttaattaccccaaaaaaaatatcaacatattttaacataaaacattaatcaacagaataataatatttatcatattatttccttttttatctttctttttactCTCGTTTCATACGGACTTCAGAAAGTTGGAAGCCTAATTtacctaaaaaacaaaaatcaatctcatcttttctaattcaaaacttcaaaatcaagatcaaatttcaatctttttcttcaaaatttccGTAAACCAATGTTGTTGAtattcttttcttaaaaaaaaccACCATTTTTAATCTCTCTAATCTCAAAACTCAACTTCTGTTTAATGATAATCACTGCCAAACCTCTTCTTGTTTATTAGCTTCGAGTAAGCTCAAGCTCTACATTTTTCTGCTTCTTCCGGGTTTTAGATTTacaggtttttctttttttctgaattttttttcacttcaagCTTTGGTTTAAGTTAATTGAGCTAAAATTCAAATGGGTTTTCTCTAAAAGCCtcaataatatatagaaaattgaaaaaaaaaaaaaaagtttatctaTGGAAGCAGCAGCAAGAGAACCAGTAACTTCAGCCAGAACGGGTGGAGTAACAGTTGTTGGATCAGATGCTCCTTCGGACTACCATATCGCTCCAAGATCCGAAAATCCGACTACGAACCCGAACCCGGAACCCGCCTCTAATTCTGCTCCTCCGCTGCAACCTGCATCGGCGGCGACGTTCCCAGGTAAGAAAAAGCGTGGTAGGCCCAGAAAGTATGGACCCGATAGTACGATCACCATGGCTCTCTCACCCAAGCCCATATCTTCAGCGGCGCCGTCGCCTCCGGTAATCGACTTCTCCGTCTCGGCTGTGAAGCAAAGGAAAATGAAACCGGCTAGCTCGGCCAGCAAGTCAAAGTATGAGCCGGAAAATTTAGGTAACTGTATTCGAAGTTTTTAGAATAGCCATTGTTACTGGTTTTGGGGTTGAAAGTTGGGATTTTCGAATGTTTTAGATCGTAATTATGGAGTGAATGGGTTGGGATGTATAAACTTTGCTGGTGGTGGTATTAGCTACAAGTGGGACCTTGGTTAGATGCTTATGTTGAGAGGCTTGGACCGCCTGGCTATGTTATATGGTTTTTAGGTTAGACCCAAACCAAATTATCTcggtttagttcaaatttgaattgtattttaattaaaagggttggttcattttgaaatcaaattgaacttgagttagAGGAAGTTTGATTcgttttaaaattgattgaactCTAGCTAAAGAAAGTTCAATTCGGTTTAGCTTACAAACTTCGTAGATAActtgattttgtttgaatttaagttgtaactcgatttgaattatgttaaataattgataaatgatatcgttttgataatgagtcataaatttaaactataaatttgagtcatatATTTAAgctatagaattgaataataaattttaatcaaattcaaattaaattatttttatttgaattatactcaaattatttataatattggttcaataaatctaaattaaattattttttattcgatcTGAACTCAAAGCAAAAGATATTTTAACTCATTTTGCaagtccattttttttttttttggttaatatgAATGGTGGAATCTTGTGCTGATGGGTCGTAATTTGTGTATTTGTTGGGTACCTGCCAAAACCCTGCTAGGCGATGCTGAACACAACACCTGTATTCTTTTTGTTACTGCAGGCCCGAGTGAATAGTGGCAAGTTTTCTTCATGTTTTACGTATTATGATTTTTAGTGTTATATTGCTGTAAAAATTGAggaatttttttaggttttgatGTGTTAAGTCTTAAGGGTGTGATTTCTATGCCAAGTGGGTAGATGAATAGATGAATTAATGAGTCATGGCTTTGACTTGTTATTTTTGCCATCTTCTTATCGGGTTGGGGCGTTGGGCTACGCAGTGTACAAATCTTCTGAAGCTCAAGTGAAAACTTGaagataaatattattactaAAGGATTTCTCTGTGTAGCTTTCATTACAATGAGCAAGCAAACAGTGGAGTTTTAGAGGTCATCactactttattattttaagcCAATTGACTACAGTGAGGCTCGGCATTTCATACAGTTTTGTTAGTTAGACAAGTCTCTGTTGTTGTAAGAGGGTGACCATGGGTAATAGAGTTTCTGGGCTGCCTAATTCCCCAACCAAAGGATAAATTTTACTACATATGTTGTGAGATCAGGCTAATTcttgttgtttatttatattttatctcaaattatcATGTTGAACATTTGGAAGTGTCAACTGCCATACACTGTACATTTTATCTCTTGTTTTATGGTTCAATCTTCAGTTGCATGTTAGCCATGTTATTTTTGACATTGAGCTTTAGGTAATCTTTGTATTGTATCTTTCAAACATTAGAGAGCCATGGAAGAGAAGCAATGCGATTTTAAGTAAAATGTAGgcttcttataaattttaaggtcCTTGTGAACCAATATTATCTTTCAATGTTTACTTGTCATTTAATTTTCTAAGCTATTCTACTAGAAATGTATAGACTAGAAACAGCATTGTTCAGGTACATTGGTTTAGCATGCGTGGTTGAACAAATGCACTTCAcactattaaattataatgttaaCGTCCACATTAATGTTTTTGCTTTGGTTTGTGATATAGGTTGAAGCAGGAGTAAAATCACCATTTTCTAACTTTCTTTTTTGCTTCTCTTTTTCCCGCCTTTTTTGCATTTTGTGAAGTTAGTAAAATGTATTTAAGAAACACACATGCATTGTGTTTTGAGTATGCTATACTATAATTTTACTAGTTCTGAATGTTTTGTAAATGTTGTAGCAAACAATAGCCATTCCAGTTATCCAGTTCTTTGGATTCTTATACTGGAGTGATAGCATTTGTTCTCATGCCACCAATTGGAAGACTATTTGTGGTGCTATTCTTTATTCAACTTACAagcacaaatataaaataagtccATAAGGTTTTTCagttttgataaattaaatgcTTGGAGAGAAAAGGATTTATTAATCTGGCAAGATGGTAACCCTTGTTCTGCTATTATTCCATGAATGCAGAAGATATAAATATAAGCTCAATCATGTTTCCTATAGAATACTGATTTTTGAAATTGTGCATGAATTGCCAGTTTGCTTGATTATATAGTTTCATGGTTATGGTGTGTAAATAAGCAATTTATTGAATACGGGGAACTTATCTTGTGTGAATTGACTTTGTGTAGGTGAATGGGTTGCATGCTCTGTCGGTGCTAATTTTACACCACATATCATTACAGTTAATACCGGTGAGGTATGTTTTAATCATCACAGATTTCTCTTAgaattttgttctttctttttttgtggATTCTCGGCTTGAATGCAGAATCATCTGTATCTCCTGGCCTTGGAATAAAACATGGCTGGGAGAACTGTAGAGATAATTTGAGCTTTTGATCCCCACTGTCCCTCTCCCATTTTCCCATCCAAGAAATTGCAAACAGTCAAATACAGAAAGTATTGCACCTAGTTTTTTCTGCTAACTTCTTTGGAACGATTTCTTTATCTTCCTAGAGTTTGATGGAGTAGGTCTTATACTAATTTACAGTAATTGTGATTTATCTTAGGATGTTACAATGAAGATCATATCTTTTTCTCAACAAGGTCCTCGGGCCATTTGTATTCTCTCTGCAAATGGTGTGATCTCAAATGTTACACTGCGTCAGCCTGATTCTTCTGGGGGTACATTAACATACGAGGTAATGCATTTTTTGTTCAATGAGATGCTTATGTTTAATTGTCCTACTATTAGTCTTTCACAATGAAATGGCAGTTTGATGCACAGTGTTGAAAATAAGATACGAACTCCTTGCGTTTCTGTCAATCTTGGTGTTATAcgaagtaaaaattttaattgttataagGACATATTGTAATGCTATATTTATCAAGATTCAGATTGGGATCTTGTTCTTGTTATTGTAAAGTACTAGAAATAGAATAGCAATACACCGGATCCCTCTTCTTCATTTGACTTTTTATTATGATGGAACTGCAAAGTTTATGATGCTTATATGGAACTGCTGTAAGAATTAGGTGCAGATTAGAGGAATCATTGGTAGTAGTAGTGGTAAAAGGTTCAAATGGTGCTAGGTTTGTTTCTTGTCATAGATCTACCAGATGTTATTAAAGTTCTCTGACTTGAATTGATATTTTCCTTCCCTAATGATGCAATTTGATCTCAGTTGAACTCTTTAGTTTTCACGCACACTCTGAtctctaattttatttgtattacaTTTGTTTGAATTTCATCCAGTAATCAGCAGAAACCCCATTTTTTGCCACTGCTCTTGCAGGGTCGATTTGAGATACTGTCATTATCTGGTTCATTCATGCCGAGTGAGAGTGGGGGAACAAGAAGCAGATCTGGTGGGATGAGTGTTTCATTAGCAGGCCCTGATGGACGTGTCGTAGGTGGTGGAGTTGCTGGTCTTCTAGTGGCTGCAAGTCCTGTGCAGGTCTGTAAATTTACATCTTTTCTCAAAGCATCTTGATTGCTACTTCAGGCTTCTGAAGAGAACGCAAATCTTAAATTCTTTCGAACTTCGGTAACAGGTTGTAGTAGGCAGTTTTTTGGCTGGGAAGCAGCATGAGCAAAAGCCTAATAGACAAAAACATGAGCCCATATCAATTGCTCCTCCAACTGCTGCTGTCCCTATCTCTAGTGCCGATCCAAAAGGAAATTTTACTACCACACTCCGCGAAGATAATTTGTTTCCATTGCTGTCAGATTCGAGGAGTAAGCCTACTGACATTAATGCATCTCAGCCTGTAGGGTAATATAAAAAGCCTCGCCTTATTATGTAATGTATTGATTGTTACTGATAACATCAGCAATCAAACAAACTAAACTCCATTGTTGAATCTCACctcatgtttgttttttttctgtAAACCAGTGAAATATTTTTGAGTAGCCCATGAGTTTAATCTAGGGTATTACCCTCCTTCCCTTTGATGTAGTAGTTAAGTTAGGCGATTAGGTAGGCTTCTACTGCTGTTATGTCATGCAGAATATTtcatgtaatatttttctaGGGATGCCTTTGTTTTGTAGAGTGAtggattaatattattttcaaacattgttttgttttggaacATCATTCACCAATTGCTTGCTTATGTtattgagcaatactatgtgtatccactttgggtacacaaatgtatacacacttatatgtgtcatcatatgattggttattgttttatttttaattcaaaatcatccaatcacatgatgacacatataaatgtgtatacattgtGTACCTGAAGTGGATATACATAGTTTATTTGTATGTTATTATATCTCAGGAATGGTGATCTGCCAGGCCTCAACCGGTGCCCTATACTCAAAGGCCTACAGTTgatttgtttatattgtttatgaaaACACTAGGCTAACTAAATGACTAATTTCCCACCGGaactttaatgaaataattgtccagtcctttaaattttaaaaaacccatttCTTTGTCCACTTTtgtataaactttaaaacaaaatattaaatacaaagtAGAGAGATGATACATGTAATATACAATTGACCCTTATATAGGCACAAACCTAAGAAATATCTAgctataaaattacataattgacCCTAAGAAAAGTCTAGACAGGAGATGTACAAGATAAATATTGCTGAGTCTTAGAATTCTCTAGATATATTCTAAACATCTCTAGATTTCCTCATAAAATTTGTTAGCTTAGTTTAGAATTTGCACTGTCACTTGGACTAGGCACTAGACTGTGCTGTGATGTGTTTGGGGGGTTGCACTAGGCAACGCACTACTGCGCTGGCAACTAACGGCTAGTGACATTCTACCCTCGCCTATTATGTGATGCCCTCATAAAGCTCCGATAACCGTCTTCCCAAGCTTCCTCGGGTCCGCCCACTTCTTCCTATTCTCGACTCCCCTGACCAAGTAAATATTTTCCCTGAATGTCCTATAGCAGTGCTCCCCTGAGTATCCCATCCCTCATGATTCGTACACCTAACACGCTCCTCGTACCTCGTTGTCATGGAGACCTCTATCACCTCTACGTCGTTTGTGTGCTCTGCGTCATTTTCCCTTGGATGGCAACAATGCTCCCCGTGGTGCCTTTGGAAGGTTGGGTGTACCACTCATCCAACACATCCCTTGATGCCTCCTCAATCTCCTGAGCTCAAGAGGCACAAACTAGAGTGGTGTTACACCATGTGACTTGGTTCTCAATTTTGGCTCAGTGCGGTGATACTAGAATTGTATGTTAAGGTCAGTTATAGTAGTAGTACCTTGGAATGCTAAGCGGATGTTATCCTATAGATAAAAGGTTCTCTGTATGTTTGTAAGAATTATCCACGTTTGATGGTGTGGGTTATCTCACTTGTTGTAACTAGACAACGAACATATTTGAGATGCTAATTGATGAGAGCAACTAGCTCGACGGGATGCATATTCTATTAGTTGAAGAGCAATAATTGTTAGGGCACATTCGATCACCTCCTCTTAGAGGCTCGACAAATGTTTAGGTGATAGTATATCAGTGCTCTCGAGGTTGGGCAACCTTGACAACTTATCTTGTCAATAGTTGAGGTCAAGACACTACTATTTTGTAAGTCCTCTAAACCATGGGTGTTGGTCTAGAGTGTTTCCTTGAAAGAGCAAAACATGGTGTCTAGTGCTATGAGATATTTGTAGTTTTTTCTATTGGGGGGATCTCTATTAGAAGCTGACAAATTCTAGGTGTGAGGTGCACCGGTCATGATTGGAGAcgcttttattattaatttgtcgCTCAAAATCGTTGTCATCATCGTGGAAAGCACGTAAGCCTCTAAGATGATGTAGATGTTTTTGCAACTATTCCCTCTTTGGGAGTTTATCCTTTTGATGGGTTACACACTACTGGGGTAGAGTTGTGCAATCGTTGACAACATTGGAAGAATCATTTTTGGTCAATTTAGGTTTATGAATTGTATCCTGTTATGATTGTAAAATGTCAACCTTAGAGGCAAGCTAACTCGATTCCATAAAACCGGGTAGCTATGGGctgtttttgaaataattaattgtCCAAAGCTTTCTTACACCATCTTTCAAAAACCACAGTTAGTACTCTGAGTAGCGAAGGTGATTGAGGATTAGATGTTATAGGGGTCCTCCTAACGTCAAACTATTGATATAATTTCTTAGTATCAATTATGTACCTAATATAAAAtcttatgtaaaataaattaagatagtaataattaaaatttgaatagcttataatatatttattattgtgtggtataactgatcaaataaatttgtggaaaaaaaaacacaaattttttaatgtgaCTAAATCCAATGATCACAATTCTTAAACTCACaatgtaattattaaatgaCTTATTTGTGTGATGAATACAATTAGAAGTGGCGGTGGATTGGGCCAGATTGACTCTGGTTAGGCCTATTAGGGTCATGGGGTAAGTCAAGCTTAAGACCTGCACAATAGCGAATCCTACAGATAGAGTCGATCTATGAAAAGTGTAAGATTCACGACCTGATCTTGGcttgaaatctaaaaaaaatattttttctaaatcattttctaattattaaaatagagaaCCTTTTGTATAAGTTGGAAATAAGGGCTAAAATTGCATGTCTCTGTAGTTAGTTGAATTGACTTGAGTTTTGAACATTAGTTTTTGCATTAAGAAGTTTAATAATCTTGacacaaagaaaaattaaattccttTTTGAAAATGTTGTTGCTTTTCCGCAACACCTGACTAGTCCCTGCTCTGACTCATGCTTCTGTATTATAGTGAAAATGAATTTAAACATTCTTGAATGATCTCATTTTCTGGGtttgtcatttaaatttatcacaAATGTTTATAAGGTTTCTTACGGAAGATTCAAGTTATTCCAAACAATAAGTTTTGAAGCGATGTCAGGGTTGCTTTTGTCAATTTAAGTTGTCAAGATTGACTCATTAAATAAACTAtctaaaattatgtataattcaGATGGTTTCAAAATGTGagttaatgaaagaaaatgagaatgagaTTAATAAAAGGTTGggagattgagatttgattgtATGAGATttaagagagaagaaaataagggtttattgggtttatataataataaataaatagaaataaaatcttttaaataagcACGGACTTGCTGTGCTTATTTCTGCTAGCTAGTCCTGGCCATGGGCCGGTTTGACCCGTGAACCAGACCAAAACCGACCTATTCAAAACTGAAACCGGTATGAATCAAAATCGAAATCGAATTTTGATAGTTCGAttctagttttaatatttttgaaccgtgaaaccgtcggttcatgtCTGGTTTCATGAACCAACGGttcaaaaattcataaaccGATGTTTTTGTACATGAACCGGCAAATGCTTACAAGGGACCgccatattttaaacatttacaGGGACCGGGTCCCCTGCAAAATCTAAAATATGGCTGCTTCTAAA
This sequence is a window from Mangifera indica cultivar Alphonso chromosome 20, CATAS_Mindica_2.1, whole genome shotgun sequence. Protein-coding genes within it:
- the LOC123204130 gene encoding AT-hook motif nuclear-localized protein 1-like isoform X2, yielding MEAAAREPVTSARTGGVTVVGSDAPSDYHIAPRSENPTTNPNPEPASNSAPPLQPASAATFPGKKKRGRPRKYGPDSTITMALSPKPISSAAPSPPVIDFSVSAVKQRKMKPASSASKSKYEPENLGEWVACSVGANFTPHIITVNTGEDVTMKIISFSQQGPRAICILSANGVISNVTLRQPDSSGGTLTYEGRFEILSLSGSFMPSESGGTRSRSGGMSVSLAGPDGRVVGGGVAGLLVAASPVQVVVGSFLAGKQHEQKPNRQKHEPISIAPPTAAVPISSADPKGMVICQASTGALYSKAYS
- the LOC123204130 gene encoding AT-hook motif nuclear-localized protein 1-like isoform X1, which translates into the protein MEAAAREPVTSARTGGVTVVGSDAPSDYHIAPRSENPTTNPNPEPASNSAPPLQPASAATFPGKKKRGRPRKYGPDSTITMALSPKPISSAAPSPPVIDFSVSAVKQRKMKPASSASKSKYEPENLGEWVACSVGANFTPHIITVNTGEDVTMKIISFSQQGPRAICILSANGVISNVTLRQPDSSGGTLTYEGRFEILSLSGSFMPSESGGTRSRSGGMSVSLAGPDGRVVGGGVAGLLVAASPVQVVVGSFLAGKQHEQKPNRQKHEPISIAPPTAAVPISSADPKGNFTTTLREDNLFPLLSDSRSKPTDINASQPVG